The Apium graveolens cultivar Ventura unplaced genomic scaffold, ASM990537v1 ctg2287, whole genome shotgun sequence sequence GTATCGGCAGTTGAGGGTTTATCCGACTATATTCTTTTCAAATTTATGAAaactttttatttgtaaaacAAAATCAGTTTAGTAAATAGGGTACAAAATTGGTTccaaaataattataaaatgaCATATGTCATATTTGATTTTTATTGCTAAATAAAAATGGACGCCTTATATTCACCACAATTAAATTATCCGATATTCCCGGATGAGCCATGATACGTGAGTTGGTAATACTTTTTTGTATTTTTATACCCTTTATCATTCACAATCCGAGTCCGGCTCTGTTTGAGATTTCTGTTAGTAATAATTGTGTTGTTAAAAAATATGTTACTGGAAAAAATGTTGTTGTAAaaataagatgattgtttgataatttttttaataagtatatgttttgatgtaaaaaattaaaaataataatgattTTGGTAAGATTTGATGGTGAAATCGGTATCAGCTTTACACAACTTCTAAAAAACAGTTTTTTTTAAAGTATGTGGAACTTATTTTAACAAAcaatttttaaatttgttttcAGCGAAAAATTGTTTTGTTGTCTACAATATAATAGTATAATAGGGGTGTACAGACGAATCGCTCAATCGCTCGCAACCGAACCGCATTTTGCGGATAATCGCGAAACGCGGGTTGGTTGTGGATCTAAAATTTAAAAACCGCTCATTAGCGGTTTGGATGCAgttttaattttttgaaaatcgCAACCGTAACCGCAACTCGCAacatatattaataataaaatatattttcaagAATGTAATTGATACCATATAAATTAAGAAGTATACACATTTATTAACTAAACTTAGGTTAATGTTAAGATTTCGTTCATATAattcacaatcattataagatatataaccaaaacaaatggaaaatgtaatcaaaatgtaattttttttatcccTTTCTTTGTTCTTTTCTCTCACCTCCATATTTTTATATGTTTTTAATATCTTTACTCCACATGGAGCatttaatttgtattttattttttaatgtaaatttatcacgtaacttaaacttgaatttattaatattccgaatttattttttttgtaaattattaattattataaaataagtggttgaaccgcaacccgatccgcaataaccgcaTATTCACAACCGCAATTGACACGGTTAACCACAAATACGGTTGCGGATGACAAATTTCTAAAACCGCTCCTCGCGGTTTGGTTCTACTTCTACCCCAAAACCAATCTGATCCGATCGAATCGCGTACACAGTAATAAAAGTTGGCACGCAATTTTAAAAAGTGGATTAAGAGAATGGAAAAGAAAATCCAATATTTTGGTAACAGAGTATTTGGGCATAATGGAAAAGTGGAGATTAGATTTTATCACTTAAGCCTGGTCTGTAATCACTATTTAGTTTAGCCCAATCTACTCATGTGGATCAACGTTTAAAGAGTCCAAGCCCAGTTCCAAGTTTACAGCCCTAACAACAGCTAACGTGTATAATGTAGTTTGAATTTTcgttttctgtttttttttttttttgcaaaagAAGAAGCATTTTATTAAACTTTCAAATCGTCATACAAGACAGAACTAAAGAGTTGATGGACATCTCCACCACTCCAATTACGATTAGCTATAGAACTCGAATGTCTCACTAATTCATGAGCCACCTTATTCGCAGATCGCTTAACAAAATTTAACACCATATTGCGTTGTTTAAGTTGAGACAACATGGCCTTACAATCATCAACCCTTCGGCCAAAGTAAGATAAAGTGATATTCGAACATCTAATTGCCTGGATAGCAACCAAGCAATCTGACTCCACCACCATGTTTCCCACCTTCTTCTCCTTCACCCAGCTCAACGCTTCCCTGATTCCCATGGCTTCTGTTATTTCTGGATCCACCTGGCCTTGCTTGCACTTTGTTTGAGCCTCAACCACATTCTCCTGACTATCTCGAACTAGAAAGGCAAAGCTGTATTTGTTAGAGTATGTGAAACATGCAGCATCAACATTGATTTTTAATTCTCCTACGTTTGGTTTCGTCCAACGCTCGTTGCCATCCGCTTGAGTCATGAACCCAAGAGAAATATCAAATGACTTGTCTTGAGTGTATCTCCACTGATTAAAAATATGCCTTGCTGAATCTACAATTTGAACAAACTCCTCACCTTTTTGATTCCAGATTATTGCATTTCTGTTACGCCAGATTGACCAGCATATTGATCTTATCCATTGCAGATCTTCAATCTTATACACACCAACAGCCATCTTGAACCAGTCAAAAAAATTCGTACAAGGCTGAAAATTGAACACATACCCTGCGTACACCCAGCAGGCTTTGGCTACCTGACAGTGAACCAGTGAATGCATAACAGACTCTGTTTCTGCGTTACATACTGGACATAAAGTATCCACTGCTACCCTTCTGATTTGCAGTTGATCTTTCGTAGGAAGTTTACCAGACAGAGCTCTCCACATAAAAATTTTAATCTTTGGAGGTAACTTCAAATTCCACAGCTTTTTCCAAGTACTCGAGTTATCCCCTGAGTTCGGTTGATGGTTATGCTCTGTAAGAATGCCATACGCACTCTTTACTGTATATAAACCCAGCTTTTCATTATTCCAAAACCATGAGTCCGCATCACTATTGCTTAAAGGTATAGAAAGAATTAAGTTAGCGTCTCTGCCGTTAAAGATATCCTTAATCAAATCCTGGTTCCATTCTCTCTCGCCAGTGACCATTAAAGAATTAACCTTAATATCTTTAACGCTTCATGTGATGTGTGAATGTACGGATCTTCTTTATGAGGCAGCCAAGGATCATTCTCAATGCTAACTGTTTCACCTGACCCTATTCTGCGAACTGCTCCCTTCTTTAACAGTACCTGAGCCTCCAAAATACTTTTCCACGTGTAGCTTGAATTATTACCCAACGTTGCCTCCAAAAATGAGCTGTTTGGGAAATATCTTGCCTTGTACAATCTGCTCACTAAACTATCCCGATTTGTTAGAAAACGCCAAATTTGCTTTCCAAGAAGGGCAATGTTGAACTCGTGTAACTTACGGAAACCCAAACCACCTTGAGTTTTCCTTTTGCATAAACGATCCCAACTGAGCCATGAGATACCCCTCTCCTTCTGTTTAGACGTTCTCCACCAGAATTTTGACATAATGCCTTCGAGCTCCTTGCATATTTGTTGAGGAATCAGAAAAATTCCCATAGCGTAGTTTGGAAGAGATTGAGCAACTGTTTTTAAAAGAATTTCTTTTCCCCCTCCTGATAAATATTTCTTGTCCCACCCTTGAACTCTATCTCTGAGATGATCCTTCAGGTAACCAAAAATCGACGTTTTCTTTCTTCCTAACATGTTTGGTAAACCCAAATAGGTAGAGTTGTCTTCTGCTTCCCCAACTCTGAGAATTTTACAAATGTTTACCCTTTCATGTTGTTGAGTATTTCTATTAAAGAATGCCGATGATTTGTCCACATTAATCTTCTGACCAGAGGCATGTTCAAAAATCTGCAGCATATTAACCATCTGCCCTGCTACCTCTGGTTTTGCTTTGCAAAAAATGTATGTATCATCTGCAAAAACAGATGAGAAAGCGACGGAGCACCACGAGCTACCTGAATTCCTTTCAGCAAACTACGTCTTTCAAAATCTTTAATCAATGCTGTAAAGCCCTCCATACAGATCAAGAACAAATATGAAGAAAGGGGGTCACCTTGACGGATACCCCTCGAGGGAATAATAGTACCAAATTCTTTACCAGCATGAGTTATTTGGTATCTTGCAGATGTCACACATTCCATAAAAAGATTAACCAACCTCTGATTTAAGCCCATTTTAAGCATCATTAACTCCAAAAAACTCCATTCCACACGATCGTAAGCCTTACTCATATCTAGCTTGAACGCCATCCAACCTGTTTTTCCTGTGGATTTTCTTTTCATATAATGCATTATCTCATAAGAAATCAAGATATTATATGTTATGAGCCTACCAGGAATAAACGCGCTTTGAGTCTCAGATATCATACCATTCAGGATACGTTTAAATCTGTTGGCCATTACTTTAGATGCAACTTTATACAGGACGTTGCACAAAGATATGGGCCTCAGGTCAGTCATCTTCGAGGGATTCTGCTTCTTAGGAATCAACACTATATTTGTATCCGTAACCTTGTCATCAAATCTGCCGGTTGCAAAGAATTGTTTAACAAACTGAAATACGTCATCGCCTACAATGTGCCAGCATCTTTGGTAAAAATCTGGGTTCATCCCATCTGGCCCAGGGGACTTGTCAAGATGCATACTAAACAGAGCACTTTTGACTTCACTTTTCTCTATATCTTCCAACAGAAGTGCATTCTGCTCGTCTGTCACGCACCTAAAAACATAATTAATGATCCTCTCACAGCTTGTATCCGATCTTGAGAAAAGCTCACTGAAATATTCTATCATGACTTCTTGAAGACCATCTTCCCAACCCATTACTGTTCCATTCTTATCCTCCAGATTCGATATGTAATTCATTTTGCGTCTCACCTTCGTAGCTGCATGAAAGAATTTGCTGTTTTGGTCTCCTTCACGGAGCCAAAGATGTTTAGAACGTTACTTCCAAAAAATTTCTTGCTGGGTATAAACTTCTTCGAGTTGCTTAGAGGCATCTTGATAAAGCTTTACTGATCGATTATCTCTCCTGCCTTTCATCGATATTAACATCTTTTTGCTCTGTCTGGTCCGATCTTTAAAGTTTCCTGTGATCTCCTTACCCCAACTTGATAACGTTTCTGAGCACAAAGCTATTTTCTCTTGAATCGACTTGTGTTGATGCATACTCCAAGTTTCTTTGACAATTTGCAGACACATTGGTTCTCTCAACCAtgcattttcaaatttaaaacgCTTGATCTGGAGAGGCTTTGTTACGATCTTAGGCTCAAGAAAAATTGGAGAATGATCTGAGGCTGACACCTCAATATAGTCAGCTTAGCCTCCGTAAATACCTGCATAAAATTGTTTGAAACCAAGGCTCTATCCAGTTGAATTTCTACCCATGCTTCGGTACCATAACCTCTTTCCCATGTATATCTATAGCCTTCCAGTTTCATATCATTAAGATCGCAATCCTCCACCACTGACTGGAAACCTCGAAGAAGCTACTGAGGGTACGGCCTTCCTCCTTTTTTATCTTCATTACTTAATATATTGTTCATATCTCCTATAATGCACCAAGGAGATGTATCAGTTGCGTGCAAAGTTCTAATAAGATCCCATGTCTCCTGTCGTTTGGCTCGATTTGGTTCTTCGTAAACGCATGTTAATCTATACCTTTCCCAGTCTTTAATCTCCACCATCACATCAATATGGTTCCTGCTATACGATAAAATTCTAACCTCATTCATATTTTTCCACAGCAAAGCCAGTCCTCCACTTTGACCTTGAACCTCCACAGTAAACGAGCCTTCAAAGCTGAGCCTATTTTTGACATACTCTACTCTTTCTTTTTTACATAATATTTCACTAAGGAAAATAAAATTGGGACGTTTCTGGAGACTTAACTCCAACAGGAATTGGAAGGCCCATGGGGTCCCAAGCCCACGACAATTCCAACTTATAAGACTCATTGTTGTGGGCGGACCCCTGTTCCAGAGCCCGCCATATACCCGTTTTTTGAATCCATTGGCATTGTTGGATTATTGATAAAGTCCTGATCCATTTCATCCTCTTCTGTTACTATCTGATGCAAGTCCAAGTCCAAATTAGATTGCTGATCCAGCCCACTAATTATTCTTCTCTTCTTGTTTTCGATAACTGTAATCCCCTTATTTCCCGTTTCAATTTTATTTGCCAGCTCTATCATATCTTTCTCATTCAAAATACCTGATTGCCCGCCAACTTCCTTATCCTTTGAGCTGTCTCCATGATTTACTTCATCTGTAACTACTTCCTAATTTCTTGGATCTAGATTGTTCCTCACCGTATTCCTCCCCGAGCCACCATCATTTGCCGCTTTCCAGTCACCATCCACCCCATCTTCCCTTAGCCATTTTGAACCAATTAATTGAGTTTGACGCATTAAAGGAGCTCTCATCCACACCCCATAAGGTTTTGTAATCTCAGCCTCAGGCACCTCAAATAAACGACTACAAAACTTTTCTGAATGACCTATTATCCCACAGATGAAACAGAAGgttggtacattttcgtacttgAAATTTATCCAAAACCATTCAGCTCCAGAACTCCTGATCTTCATTCTCCTCTTGAGTGGACGTGTGACATCAATAGAGACTCTGACTCTCAAGTACTCCTTCCATATACTATGAAAGTTCTTCGAACATGATTCCACAAACACACCTATGTAGTTGCCTACCTCCTTTAACACCCTTTCTGTCATGAATCCCACACGAAGGTCGTGCACCTGAACCCATAAATCAATATTATTTAAACTAACGCCCCTTGGGACATCAGCATCCTGCATACGAGATATTATCAAGGCCTTCTTGTTAAAAGACCAAGGGCTCCCTTCCAATACTCTTTTAATGTCCACCTCATGATAAAATTGGAACAGATAAAGATTTGGCTCAACCTCTCGAATATAGACACCTCGTCCTGGTCGCCATAATGCTGCAAGCGTTTGTTTCATTGCAACAAAATCAATCACTCCATCAACTAAGAAACGCCCCACCGGACATAATTTAGTATCTTTATTATTATCCACCCCTGCATTCACTCCTCCCTCCCCAATATCAAAGGCTATTCCTCCTTCCTCCTCATCATCCAAAGTGATGTTGTTCATCGCTTGGGTGATATTGCTAGTCGACGCCATTGTTTGAATGAATAACCGAAATAGAGAATGAAATAAAATGGATGATTTGATTGAAATACTGACCGATAACACCTCGAAAATGACACTTAAAACTTACTACTCACCATGTCAAAAGACAAGACTAGTATAAGGAAGTTTAGGTGGTACAACGGCTTTGTATTTAGTCTTTCTTCTTCTCGTGAATTTGCAAAACAAATTTCATGTTCTCCTTTTCTCTCACACTAATCTTTACGGTATTACATGACTTTGTAAATATACTGATTTAGGATTGgtgaaaatgatttttttcatTTTCTGTTTAGGTAAAATAAAATGAGTAAATTATTGACCtcattaatatttaatttaataataaataaattgaaAAGACCGAGAGAGTAGTGTATCCATTTGagtttttaaatttattaaaattttacgatttttaaaaaaaaattgaatggTACTAAAGTTACCACCTTATTATTTTCCTAAATTTCGCTGCTACGAAACACAATTTAATAAACTAGTTCTAATTAAATGTAATCGATTAcataaaatcatatttttaataaggTCAAaatagtattcatgtaaatattttcagaattttttaaatcataaatatttttacaataataaaaaaattaacaaattttctaaaaattaataTATCCGTATCTCACACAAATTATAATTTTGCAcgtattaaaattttaaataattaagtgttAAGACCGGGTCAACCGGTCATAGGCGATTGTGTCTCTTCGAACTAATATTCAAAGTTGAGACAGCTATATTGGCTTCAATAATTCAAACTTTATACAGTATGAAATAATgcaaattaaattttaattatattttctTTTCAAGAAACTCCGTCAATTCTTGAAGCACATTATAATTTGGGAAAATTTGCCCGTTCCATGTCAGAAACGGAAAGGAATAAGTAAATGACGAATTTATTAAGTATCCAATAATATTCAAGCTGTTATAAATGAAATTGTACTCCGTGAAAAtgaaatatataatataaaatacatGATACGAATACGAATATTTAGAGGGGTGTATTTAATcaagattttaaaagatttttttggatttttaaaatcaagagatatttaatttggattttaaaaaatcttttaaaatctgatAGTATTCAATAGAGATTGAGAAAAGTCTATTAAAATATGAGTTTAGATTTTAAAAAAGTCGACTCATATCTGgcggtattcaatttggatttttaaaaacccatcaaaatctgatg is a genomic window containing:
- the LOC141700373 gene encoding putative mitochondrial protein AtMg00310, which encodes MVNMLQIFEHASGQKINVDKSSAFFNRNTQQHERVNICKILRVGEAEDNSTYLGLPNMLGRKKTSIFGYLKDHLRDRVQGWDKKYLSGGGKEILLKTVAQSLPNYAMGIFLIPQQICKELEGIMSKFWWRTSKQKERGISWLSWDRLCKRKTQGGLGFRKLHEFNIALLGKQIWRFLTNRDSLVSRLYKARYFPNSSFLEATLGNNSSYTWKSILEAQVLLKKGAVRRIGSGETVSIENDPWLPHKEDPYIHTSHEALKILRLIL
- the LOC141700374 gene encoding uncharacterized protein LOC141700374 gives rise to the protein MASTSNITQAMNNITLDDEEEGGIAFDIGEGGVNAGVDNNKDTKLCPVGRFLVDGVIDFVAMKQTLAALWRPGRGVYIREVEPNLYLFQFYHEVDIKRVLEGSPWSFNKKALIISRMQDADVPRGVSLNNIDLWVQVHDLRVGFMTERVLKEVGNYIGVFVESCSKNFHSIWKEYLRVRVSIDVTRPLKRRMKIRSSGAEWFWINFKYENVPTFCFICGIIGHSEKFCSRLFEVPEAEITKPYGVWMRAPLMRQTQLIGSKWLREDGVDGDWKAANDGGSGRNTVRNNLDPRN